The segment AGTTTGTAGATATAACAACACTCCTTTTTTCTGCTCTATCAGCTATTATTTTGAAAAGTAGTTCTGATTGATGCCTATTAAAAGTGATGTATGATGCCTCATCGATAATTAGTAAATCAACCTTTGCTAGTTGCCGTTCAAGCTTTAGAATTCTTTTGTATTCCATGGCTTCTATAAGCTCATTAGAAAGGTTGGCTGCCGTATAAAACTTAACTTTCATGCCTTGCATACATGCTTTAATACCAAGGGCTATTGAGCAGTGCGTTTTGCCCCGGCCTGTGTTACCTATCATAACTACATTTTGCCGTTTGCTTACGAAATCACAGCTGGCTAATTCATGAAAAGTTGCCTCTGACACGTGTTCATATCGACTAAGATCCATTTCGTCAAATGTTTTTATGTAAGGGAATTTAGCTGCATTAATTCTACGCTTTTGGCTACTTTCCATCCTTGAGGCAGTCTCAAGCTTCAGGAGTTCTATTAGGAACTGCTCATAGCTTTTATCATTATCTAATTGGCGTATAACATCTTCGTATCTATTGAAGGAAGGTGTTTTTAGCTGCTTTGAATATAAGGCAATTGTTTCTGCATTTAGCATTATTGCACCACCATCCCGTATTTCTTATCATATGCTGTAAGGTCAACTGCTTCTACGGGCACTTCATTAGGAGAGAGATAAATAACTGTTGATTCTGTTGGCTCATTTAAGTGTGTTCTTACCATATCAACTGTAGGAACTACATGGCCGGGAATTAGATCTTTCAACTTAAGAATTCTCTCTTCACCATAATCGACGCATAGTCGTAACAGTTTAACCATTTCTTTATTACCACCTGGTAGCTGTCTGCCCCAGTCTAAGAGAGCTTTGGCAACATTATCTTTTACTGGTTTTGCATTAAATACAGAACGTGGTTTTCGCTCCAGCAAATCAATGTAATGCTCTAACTTGTACTCGGTCCTACCATGGAAGTAACAGCGAGTATAATTTGCTATTTCAACATTTTGATACAGAATGCGGATGTAATTTCCATAACCTTTTACAGTAACGTCTTTTCTTAAATGTTTGGTGGGTACTGAATAATTATTCTTTTCAAAACGAACAGTAGAATAGTCATCAACACTAGCAACTACTGTTTTACTTGTATCAAATCTAAATCTAGGAATTGCATTTAAGAAACGTAATTCTTCTTGGTACATAACATTTACTGAATTATTTCTGTTTTGCACTTTGTGAGTCTCACGGTATTTTAGGCAATCATTCCAGAGCTTTTGGTTTAGTTCATCTATACTGGATACTCTTGGAATTGGAACAATAAAATTTCTTCTTGAGTATCCCACAAGATTCTCGACTAGTGATTTTTCATTGCCTTTCCCTGGATTACAGAAATCCAGACTAAAAGCATAGTGAGCACTAAATGAAAGATACTTATTTTGGGGCTTGGCATAAAGGCCAAACCCTTCTTTGACGGCTACCTTGGCGTTATCAAAAATGAGGCGTTTAGAAATGCCACCAAAGAAATCAAACATAAGTTGTTGGGCTTCTAGAAAAGCTTCTTGGTTGGGTGATTTAAATGCCATAACGAATATATCGCAGCTATAGCAGAGTCTGCCACAGAATATATACAGCTTAGTCTTTTCGCCATTAATATAACTAGTAGCTTCACCCCAATCGATTTGAATTGCTTCGCCTGGTTCATACGATAGAGGCATAATAGCCCCAGGCGGAACAGTTTGTTCTGCTTTTAATTCCTTTACAGCTTTGCGAATGGTAGATTCTCCACCAGTAAAACTTTTTTCTTCTACCAGTCGATTATATATACGCTTTGCAGTATGTTTTTGCTTTTTAATGTTCTCTTCCTTGTCTGCTTTAAAGCAGTCAAGGATAAACTGTTTTACGCCCTTTGTAACTGTGTCTGGTGATCTTTCATAAGGTTTACGTACATCAGGATGTGCGTCACCTTCACAGTACTAACCCTAACCCACTTTGATGGACACAGCAAATGGCTGGTATAATAAAGCCATTGGAGGTATCCGTCATGAATCAATATGACAAAAACTTTAAAGAAGAAGCCGTGAAGCTGGTTCTGGATTTGGATCGTCCAGTAAGGAAAGTAGCTCAAGAACTGGGTATTCATGAAAATACCCTCTATAAGTGGATACGCCAGTACAAAGAGCACAAAGGCGACGCTTTCCCTGGCAGCGGCAACCAAAGGACAGAAGACGAAGAAATCAAACGTCTAAAGAAAATAATCGATGATCTGCAAGAGGAAAACGCTATTCTAAAAAAGGCCACGGCCATCTTCGCAAAGCGCCAGAAATAATATATGAGTTCATTTATCAGCACCGCTTCAAGTTTCGGGTGCAGAAGATGTGCCGAGTACTAGAGGTTTCTAGAAGCGGTTATTATGCTTGGCTCAAACGACCAGAAAGTGACCGAAAACGTCGGGATAAATATTTGCTAAAAAAGATCCGTGAAATACACAAAGACTCTCGAGGTACTTACGGCAGCCCCAGGATAACCAGGGTACTTCAAAAACAGGGCGTTAGATGTAGCCCAAAGCGTGTTGCCCGCCTCATGCGGGAAAATGGAATTGTCGCTAAAACCAAAAGGAGATTCAAGGCTACGACTAATTCCAAACACAATTATCCTGTTGCCGGAAACTTACTCAACCAAGACTTCAATGTGGATAGGCCGAACAACGTCTGGGTTGCTGATATTACCTATATCCCTACAAACGAAGGATGGCTTTATCTTGCAACCATACAAGACCTGTTTAACCGTAAGATTGTTGGTTGGGCTATGGATAAGACTATGACTCGAAAGCTAGTACTGGGTGCGCTAAGACAAGCACATCGTCGATATCGCCCTCAAGCAGGGTTAATCCATCATTCAGACAGGGGTAGTCAGTATGCCAGTTACGAATACCAACAAGCCCTTAAAGATTATCATATGGTACCTAGCATGAGCCGTAAGGGTAACTGCTATGATAATGCATGCATGGAATCATTCTTTGGTACACTCAAACAGGAATTAATCTATGGCATCCGCTTCAGAACAAGGGCTGAAGCTCGCCAAGCAATATTTGAATACATCGAAGTTTTTTACAACCGTAGCCGGCTACATTCCGCCCTTGGGTATATGTCACCAGTTGAATATGAGCAGTTGTTTTCACAAACTGCCGCGTAATCCTGAGCATGTTTTTGGACGCTTGCGCAGCCCTTTACATGGAGAAGGGCCTGTGTTAGCCTCTCCGGCAAGAGGGCAGCATTATTGGCCTGCCTCCGTCCTCTCAGAAACATAGGCCCAGAGGCTCCATGTCAAGGGCGGCCAAAAACTCTGTGAACGGGAGAATATCCGCCATTTTCGGTGTCTATTTTAGCGGGAGAAGGTCAGTACTTTTTGACTGTGGGTCTTGATATTCCTAATCTTTGGGCTATATGCCGTTGGGATTCACCATTAAGAAAACTTTGTCGTATTTCTTTATACATATCCACTTCAACCTTCACACCTTTCATCCCCTCCTGTAAAATATTTAATGCTATTTTACAGGAATTTTAATGTTAGGTGGTAAACTAATTCAATAGCAAAATGGGGTAAAGTGGTATACTTTTACAATATCATTTACAAATGGAAGGCGGGTCTGGAGTAGTTCCCATAATACTGTTCGCAGCCAACCTAAATGTCGGATGCCTAGCCAGCGGCACTGACGTGGCAGCGTAAGTACGGTCACCCACACTGCCACTGGCATTACCGGTTTGCCACTTTTGTTGTCAGTAATATCAGAGTTCATTTATCACTCGATTAACATGAGCCTCGCCCACAATTTTTTCACCCTGAATATAGGCATCTAAAAGGGCCTGACTAGCCAGGGTATTGATTTTACGGGGAACCCCTTGGGTATAGTTGTAGATGGCCTGGATAGCTTCCCCGGAGAAGATATCACTTGGCGTTTCAGATATCTTTTCTTGATGCCTGATAAACTCCTCCGTCTCCTTTTCACTTAAAGCTCCCATCTGGAATCTAACCTGTATCCGCTGATCAATAGCCTCTAAATGCCGCACTTTGAGCTGGTTTCTTAGTGTTGTCTGGCCTATCAAAACCAGTGCCAATGGAGACATAGAATCTTCTTTAAAGTTTAGTAGAAATCGAATTTCTTCAAGCATGGTTTCTGAAAAACGATGCGCTTCATCTAGGACAATTACTGGAACTTTCTTGTCCTGTTCATACATATCAAGCATCAAAGTCCGGTACTGACGCTTCATTTCTGTAGGCCTCGTGGAACAAGGTACCCCGAAACGCTCTAAAATTTCTCTGTAAAATAGCTTTGGTGTCAGCGACGAGTCACAGATGTATTCATAGCGGTAATGCATGGTGTCAAGCTTATGCAAAAGGGAACGGACAATGGTGGTTTTCCCCATACCCGGCTCTCCAGTTAAAAGAAACACCAGCCGGTTCTTCACTGTATACTCCAGGCGGGCTTTTGCTTCCTTGTGGCTTAGAGAAACGAAGCATTGGTTAGTATCAATTTCCCGGGTGAAAGGGACTGTCTTCATACCAAAAAAGTCTAACATGGTGTCTCACCCCAGGTCTTATCTTCAAGCTTTACGAAGCTGGTGGTGCCAAGCTCTTTTCGCTGTTTTTCTTCCTGCTCTTTTTTGAGGTTTTCTAAATAACTAGAGATAAAACCCGGCGATTGCTCCTCTAATTCATCGGGCATCTTTGGGTGACGCTTGTTGTTAATTACAGCTGCCTTAGCATCGTCATAGCGCGTGCCGTCTTTGTAGACACGGATCAGGGATAAATCAAAAGGGTTATAGCGTATCTGAATTCTTTTGCCGCGTAGGAACGAATCTACCTCATAAAGGTTACCTTCTACCTCAATCACCGAGGTTTTACGTACTGTCCGTTCTCCCTCCCAGAGAAAGATTTCTTAAGTTCGTTCGGTGTCAGATGACGGATATGGGAGGTATTTTCTTCATACCTTTGTTTTGGTGTCTGTTTGGTGCTGCGGTGGACTCGGTTATCGTAAGTTTCAAGCCAGGAGCGAAGATAGGTATTAAGCTGTTTTAAATCGAAAAGCTTTCCGTGATTAATCAACAGATTGGCCTCGTTGGTGAAGCTTGAATCAACGTATCTGAAGAATTTTTCTACCTTGCCTTTTGACTCTGGACTGTAGGGCCTTGCGTGCAAAAGTTTTGTGCCCATATGGGCACAGATTACCTGGAACTGCTTAGCACTGTAAACCGAACCATTATCGACACTATTCCGAATTCGGAATAGTGTCGACTATACCGAAGAAAAAACTATGCCGAAAAAACCCGGGAATACGCTCCATATCTGCGTTTCCAGCTGAAACTTCGGCATAGTTTGGTACTGCTATTTTGTGTTAACATCATCCTGTAATCAAACTTTTCAGGAGGTGTAGTAATGCACAAAATCAGGACGAATAACCTAAAAGAACTGACCATCGCGGTACTGACCGAAATGGAAAAAGCCCATTATTGCGACAAGTATATCCAACAAGTTAGAAGCACCTGCACACTATTGGAAAATATGGCTGACAGGATGGGCAAAGACACGCTTGACGATGAGCTTTCGCAAGCGTTTATCGACGATTCGTCGCATTTCAGAACAGGTGCGTACAGCAAATCCAGATTCAAGAGGCACAGTCGATGTATACACATTTTAAAAACATATCGTGACACAGGCATATCGGATTGGCCTTCGCTCCCCCGTGCGCCAGTTCTTGACGAGTTGACCGCACCGCAGCTCATTGAGGCCTATACTTCATTCATCCACCACATGAGGGAAGAAATTGGGCTAAATAAGAATACGATCGACGGATACAAACGCTTCGTTCATCACTTTCTTCTCTACTGTGAAGAGAACAGGTGCCGCACAACAGGGGAAATACAAAGCGGGGACGTCCCATCCTTTTTGGAAGTGCTGTGCAGGGATCGCTATCAACCCACGAGCATAGGCGCTCATCTTCCGGGCTAAAAGCTATTTTTTGAAGTGAGCGAGTCAACACGCCAACTCCTGGCGACCTTCCCCAAGGCACCAAAACGGAAAAGGGAAATCATACCCGTGCTGGGAAAATGCGAGCATGAGGCATTTACAGAGTATCTGAAAACAGCTAGCCTTTCAGCAAGGGACAGAGCTATCTGCTGGCTCGCGTTTGAAACCGGAATGCGCTCCGTGGACATATACAATTTAAAAATCACCGATATCGACTGGGCAAACGATAGAATACATGTCACGCAACAAAAGACATCGAAGCCGTTGGAACTCCCGTTGCGGGCCACATACGGCAACGCAATAGCGGATTACCTGCTGCACGAGCGCCCATCGTCAAACTCAACACAACTCTTTCTTTCCACGCAGGCTCCGTTCAGACCTCTCTCCAGCCACACCGGATACCGGGCAATCCTGTCGAACGCATTTCGCAACGCTGGTATTCTTAAACAGGGCAGAATATGTGGTACAAGGTTCACCCGCCATAACGCGGCGTCTCATATGTTAAAAAGCGGCGTCCCTCTTTACGACATATCGACCGCACTCGGCCATTGTAACCCTAACAGCGTGGATGTGTATTTAGCTACTGACGAGCATATGATGGCCCAGTGCTGCCTCCCAGTTCCTTTTGTGGAAGGGGGCGTGAGCAATGAATGACATATCTGCATCCATGGACCGTTTGGCTGAGCAATTCCTCACGTACAAAAGGGCATTGGGGGTTAAGTACGAAACAGGTGAATATTATCTAAGAAACTTTTTGACGTATGCTAAATCGAATAATCCAACTATCCAAGTCCCTGACAGGGAGCTTGTATCCGGCTGGTATGCCAGGGCGGTGGACAACCCCGGCTGCCTGTACAACATGGCAGCCGTTATTAGGGAGTTTGGTAAGTACCTTGGCATGAACGGATACGACAACGCGTATATCCTTCCGCCCAAGCGGGGTGGGAAGCTGGAACCTCATTTGCCCCATTTTTTCACAGCGACCGAGATCAGGGCATTTTTTAACTGTTGCGACAAAATCCAAAAAAGAAAGGAATGGCCTGGGAGAGAATTGGTCATCCCGGCGGTATTCCGTCTGTTATATTGTTGCGGTCTCCGGTGCAGGGAAGCGCGTATGCTTCTGCACAGTGACGTATGTCTTGACGACAAGTACATTGATATCAAAGCATCCAAAGGCCGCAGCAGGCGCATTTTCATCAGCGACGAGCTGACCGAGGTTTTATATAGATATGACAAGCGAATGTCCTGCATTATTCCTGACCGGGCATATTTCTTTCCACGAAATCAGCGCGAACCATACAAAGAAAGCTTTATCTCTGCAAATTTCAACAGAATTTGGAGGGGGGCACTCCCACATTTTCGCTCGCCAATCAAGCCTCGCGCATTTGATTTTCGACATCACTTCGCATATGCAAACCTGAACCGCTGGGCTGAGCAAGGCAAAGACGTCAATGTAATGTTGGCGTTCTTGATGAGGTATATGGGGCACGCCCATATTCAGAGTACACTGTACTATTTCCATTTTGTGCCCGAATATTTTGGTGCCTTCTCGCAAAAAGCGCGAGCTTTGGAATCCCTTGTGCCGGAGGTGCCACATGAAGAACAGAGCTGAAGACAACGCTTTCTTTTGGAGCATTGCGGCTGAGTTTCTTAACAACTATCTACCAGACATCAGGAGGGCAAGTGCCAACACTGTAGCATCCTACAGGAATTGCCTAAACCGTTATATTGATTACCTTGAGTCAGAGAAGGGCGCCAAGCGCAAAGACATCAGCTTTAAGATGCTTGATAGGGAAAACATCAAGGGATACATGTTGTGGATGCACAAAACCGCGCAACTAGCCCCAAAAACCTGCAACCTTAGGCTGACGGCATTGCGCTCCCTTTTGGAATACGCATCACAGGAATGTATAGATATCATGCCTATCTGCATAAGTTCAGGCACGATCAAAGGGATAAGGCTGACGCAGGCGCCCATTGAATTCTTCGAACGTGAAGCCATGTCTGCTTTGATGGCAGCACCGGACACACATAAAAAGCTAGAACGTAGAAACCAGATGCTGCTCATTTTTTTGTACGACACCGCAGCGCGGGTTTCGGAAGCACTAAAGGTAAGGTTGTGCGACCTGCACATGGATGCGTCCATACCCCATGTGACATTCTTTGGTAAAGGCCGGAAATACAGGAATGTCCCTCTGATGGATAGCACGCTGGCACATCTAAAGCGCTATCTTCGAGAGTTTCATGGATCAGAGTATGAAAGCACTGACGCGCCATTATTTTATGCTAAGACGCACGGGAAAGCGCATGGGCTATCCATTGACACCCCTGAAAAAATGATAAAAAGATATGCAAAAAAGTTGTCGGATACATGCCTGTCAATGCCGGGAAACGTTCACTGCCATATGATCAGAAAAACCAGAGCCATGCATCTGTACCAGGAAGGTGTCCCACTGACCCATATACAGCAGCTTTTAGGACATGAGGTTCTCTCCACGACGTCAGGTTTTTATGCTTTCGCTACGCTGGAGACGCTTTCGAAGTCGTTGGAAAGGGCGAACCCTTCTGACATGGAAAAATCATGGAAAAGCAAAGAGTATTCAGAGAGACTTTACAAACTATAGCCAAACTATGCCGAAATTTCAGCTGGAAACGCAGATATGGAGCGTATTCCCGGGTTTTTTCGGCATAGTTTTTTCTTCGGTATAGTCGACATAAAGAATTCGCGGTACTCCAAACTTTAACACCGCTTTTTGAACGCAACGTTCAAGCCGGGGATAGCGTTCTTCAAAGAAGAATTCAGCGTGCATAATGCGCCGACTATGATCATCTATGATGGCTATTAAGTACGCTTTTTTACGTTTGTCAGGATCTTTAGGGTCGGGTAGATACAGAGTATGTTGGGTATCTGCCTGCCAGCAATCGTTGGGTTCATCATGCTCAAAGTGTCGAAATGCTTTGGCTACCTTACCTTCTAAATCTTTCTTCCCCCAGCCCTGTTCTTGAAAGTACCGAGACAAGGTTCTTGCTTTGATAATACCGGGGGCCACATGACCTTCTAATTCTAAAAGCCGGATGATGGTATCTACACTCCGGCTAGGGAGTTCTTTCCTAAAGTCTAAAGCCTTTTTTAATATCTTAGGGTCAAGATTTTTAAGACTGCCCTTTTTGTCTCGTTTTTGAGGCTTTAATGCTTCAAATCCTCCACTTTCGTAAGCTTGAAGATACCTTTCTAAAGACCGAATACTAATGGTAGTCTTATCGCTGTAGGGAATGGTGTAACTTTTCTGTGCAATGTCCCGTAACAGGGCATACCTCTCCCCGGGGTGGAGGTTTCGCTGTACTACCGGGGCAATTAGGCCAAACCGGAAGGCAGCGATCTCATTTCGCTTGCTTTCATCCATCGTTTATCTTCCTTTCCGCGCATAAATTTAGTAACTATCTCATGATGACATAGAAAAGGGCGATGGATAAGTAGACATTTTATGTTGAGGGAACCGCTTGCATTTTTACCTGAAACTACCAGTGCCGTGGCATCTGTTTTGGCTTTGCTACCAGTAATCTTGTGGCGGAAGATTGAGATTAAGAGCTGTAAGCAACTTGCCTGGTTGTGGGATAGCTTTCGCTTTCCCTAAAAGTGATAACAAAAGAATTTTAAGTTCTTCTCTTGCAGTAAGGCCTTTACGGTACTGTAGTAGGATACTATCTGCTGTGGCATCATCATTTGCGATTTTTCGGCGCTGTCGAATGAGTTGCCGATTAAGTTGCTTATGGAATTTTTGCTTCCACCGCTGCAGTGTCCGGCGGCTAATGCCGCTTTTTGAAAGACTGGCTGTTATTCTATTAAGTGACCTGCCGGTTAAATGCCACCTGCCGGCAATCTCTCTAAAATGATTGGCAAATCTTTGCCAAGGTTTTAGAAAACTTGGTAGTAGAGATATGGTTATGTTACAGGGTTTACAGCGTCGGCGAAGTATTACTATGGTATGTGTTTCATTCTTAGAGATTACTTCCCGTTCATATTTGGTATGCCTTCGTGTCAATGTATTGCACAAAGGGCACTTAATATCTCCGTCATACTTTTGCCAATTCTTTAAATATTGCTTGATAGATACGCTGGTTTCGAGTAAAATTATCATAGGTTTTGGGAGAGCCATTTGCCTGTAGCTGGCGAGCTAACAAGGGGGCAATGGCTCTTTCCTTTCTTTAAAGTCGATTTATCTACATCGAGGAGGCTATGTATAGTGCCGCCATGTGGACAACCCTCCGCTACGCTCCAGGTTGACGCACAAGGCTTGGACAACGAAAACCGTGTTGTCCACACTCTCCACAGCCTCGGCGACTGTAATTTGATCACTACGATGATGAAAACCTTTTAATCACTAAAGCCGACAGGTAACTTGACGACTCTTTTAAGTCAATTACACCGTCGGCTTTCTTTTTCCTTTTTATCCGTCATGGAATCTGGCGATAATTTATGTAATTTCGTCATTTAACTAGGCTGCGGACATAATACCTGCTCTGTCTTATCATTAAGAGGGACAATTCTTTCAAGGTCACCTTTCCCTAAAAACCTTAATTGTTTAGCTTTAAAATCTGATTGGTCCCAAACGAGTGACAGGAGTTCAGCTCGTCGCAAACCACAATATGCCAGAACATGGTATAAACGCTAGAATAAAAGTGAGCCACTTCTACTAAAAATCCTGTATATTCAGAGAAGGACATAATCTGATATTCAGGAGGCTGCGGACATTATGGTGATGATAAACTAAATGCGTAGAATTCTCCTGCGTATTTTTCGGTTTTACTTCTATGTAAACACTCGTTTGTAGTGGGGTGAAATCGTGAAAAAAGTTACTGCAGCTATAATTGAAAAAGATGGCAAAGTACTTATTGCACAGAGACCGAAAAACGACAAACTGTCATTGAAGTGGGAATTTCCCGGTGGCAAAGTCGAGAACGACGAAACGCCGCAAGAATGTCTTGTACGAGAGATTAAAGAAGAACTAAACCTTAGCATCAAAATTTCCGGTTATTTTATGAAGAACGTCTATTATTACGAGACCGGCGGTATTGAACTAATGAGCTATTTTGCAGAAATTACCGACGGTGAACTAGAATTAAACGCTCATGAAGCGGTGGAATGGGTCGAAAAAAGTAAGCTAAAGCAGTTTGATTTTGCTCCGGCAGATATTAAAATATTGAACTGTTTTTTACATGATTTTCAAAATTAGAGGTAAGGAGCTCGAATCACCCAAAGGCAAATGGATATGGCGGGTTACTTTATGACAAGTGGTGTCTCGCTGAGTTTTCTAAAAGTACGAACAGAAAAGGATTAACTTTATTTCTAAAGAATTGAAGAGTATGGTGCTTTATTCTCATACATATTTAAATTTGACGGTAACCTGAGTAAGTAGGACATGAGCAAATATTGCTTTAGAAGGCTAGGCATATTAGGTGGGGGGGTGCTTCCTATTGTATGATGTGGCAATCGTTGGCGGAGGGCCTGCTGGTGCGACATTAGCACGGTTATTAGCCAAAGATTATAAGGTGCTGGTTATAGATAAGAGACGACTGGATTCTGACCCCCAAAAAGGGCAGTTCACTAAATGCTGCGGTGGACTTATCGCCCCGGATGCCCAAAAAATGCTGGCAAAGATGGGCTTGGCCCTACCTCAGAACGTGTTGGTAAGTCCGCAAATATTTGCTGTTAGGACTATTGATATTAATAACAAACTGGAAAGATTCTATCAGAGATTCTACTTTAATATGGATCGGGAGAAATTTGACCGCTGGTTAATATCTTTGCTTCCGGACGAGGTTGATTTGCGTTGCGGCAGTCAATTCAAACATTTTGAACAGGAAGAAGACGCTGTTCGCATTGTTTTAACCCAAAACAACAAAACTCATATTGAGCATGCCAAAATTCTGGTAGGGGCAGACGGAGCCCACTCTTTAGTGAGAAAACAATTAGGAATCCGAGGACTTGTCCCAAGAGAATATATATCTGTTCAAGCAAAGTTTACAGCGAAGGAAATTATGCCCTACTTCACGGCTATTTTTGATAAAGAGATCACCGATTACTATTCTTGGATTATACCCAAAGAGCAGCATTTACTACTGGGGACGGCGTTAAAGCCAAGGGAGAATGTTTCCTCTAAGTTTGAACTATTACAAGAGAAAATGAAGCGATATGGAATTAAATTAAATAAGCAGGTTGAGAAGGAAGGAGCTTTTATTTTACGGCCGATGAGAGTCCGCCAACTTTCCGTAGGCCAGTCCCCAATTGCGTTAATTGGTGAAGCAGGAGGTTGGATTAGCCCAAGTTCAGCGGAAGGTTTGAGCTATGCTTTCAGAAGTGCCTCATATCTTGCCCAAGCAATAAAGTCTGATTTTAAAAACTATCATAAGCATTATTTAGATAATATTACACCCCTAAGAAGGAACATTCGATTAAAGAATTTAAAAGCACCGTTTATGTATAACTCCCAAATGAGAAAGTGGGTAATGTTATCAGGTCTGCAAAGCATGCAAATAGATGAAAACTAGGTGCCTGAGCACAATAATAGATTTATTCTTGTGACAAGGCTATAGGCGAGTTTCCTTCAGGTAGGGAATAGTTTCCATGATTTTGCGCAAATGCCTGACTGTCGCAGTTGACATTTTAATAGGTATATTTTCTCCTATTTATGTGGTATAATAATGACACGGAGGTGGAAAGAATGTTAATTAATCCGAAAAGTCAAGTCAGCATTACAGAGGCTAATCAAAACTTCTCAAAAGTTGCAAAAATTGTAGATGAAGAAAAGATGGTTATTATTTTGAAGCAAAATAAGCCAAAGTACCTCATAATAGATTTTGAGGAAATTTCTCAAATGAACAGTGGAGAGGAGCGGGCTTGGGAAGATATAAGCAGAAAAATGTTACTTGAGAATTTTGAAGCTTATAAGGCACTTGCTAAATGATTTACCCATCTTTAGCGCAAATTATTAATGACCAAGAAAAACCCCTTGCCACTTATTCGACCAGCCAGGGGGTTATTTTTTTCCTTGAAGGATTGAGAATGGTATAGACTGGGAGAATTACGGCCACAGGCAGTCGCTGGTTAGGGTAATGAAATTCCTGCAAAACCAAACATTTCAATATTACATAGTGTTTAACAAGTTGCGGTTGTCCGGGGAAGAAGATTTATTACTTTATGTATGCAAAACATCCTGTACAGATGTTGATCAGATATTGTACGCCAGTGGGAGGTCTGAAAATGAAAGAAAAAACTTTTACTTTCCATGACAAAGAAGATGTAGAAATATTT is part of the Metallumcola ferriviriculae genome and harbors:
- the istB gene encoding IS21-like element helper ATPase IstB — protein: MLNAETIALYSKQLKTPSFNRYEDVIRQLDNDKSYEQFLIELLKLETASRMESSQKRRINAAKFPYIKTFDEMDLSRYEHVSEATFHELASCDFVSKRQNVVMIGNTGRGKTHCSIALGIKACMQGMKVKFYTAANLSNELIEAMEYKRILKLERQLAKVDLLIIDEASYITFNRHQSELLFKIIADRAEKRSVVISTNLKFSDWTSLFENETMVAALIDRLTFRSHVLNMNGPSFRSESRNHSKEMEHSE
- the istA gene encoding IS21 family transposase, whose amino-acid sequence is MLDCFKADKEENIKKQKHTAKRIYNRLVEEKSFTGGESTIRKAVKELKAEQTVPPGAIMPLSYEPGEAIQIDWGEATSYINGEKTKLYIFCGRLCYSCDIFVMAFKSPNQEAFLEAQQLMFDFFGGISKRLIFDNAKVAVKEGFGLYAKPQNKYLSFSAHYAFSLDFCNPGKGNEKSLVENLVGYSRRNFIVPIPRVSSIDELNQKLWNDCLKYRETHKVQNRNNSVNVMYQEELRFLNAIPRFRFDTSKTVVASVDDYSTVRFEKNNYSVPTKHLRKDVTVKGYGNYIRILYQNVEIANYTRCYFHGRTEYKLEHYIDLLERKPRSVFNAKPVKDNVAKALLDWGRQLPGGNKEMVKLLRLCVDYGEERILKLKDLIPGHVVPTVDMVRTHLNEPTESTVIYLSPNEVPVEAVDLTAYDKKYGMVVQ
- a CDS encoding IS3 family transposase (programmed frameshift), with amino-acid sequence MNQYDKNFKEEAVKLVLDLDRPVRKVAQELGIHENTLYKWIRQYKEHKGDAFPGSGNQRTEDEEIKRLKKIIDDLQEENAILKKGHGHLRKAPEIIYEFIYQHRFKFRVQKMCRVLEVSRSGYYAWLKRPESDRKRRDKYLLKKIREIHKDSRGTYGSPRITRVLQKQGVRCSPKRVARLMRENGIVAKTKRRFKATTNSKHNYPVAGNLLNQDFNVDRPNNVWVADITYIPTNEGWLYLATIQDLFNRKIVGWAMDKTMTRKLVLGALRQAHRRYRPQAGLIHHSDRGSQYASYEYQQALKDYHMVPSMSRKGNCYDNACMESFFGTLKQELIYGIRFRTRAEARQAIFEYIEVFYNRSRLHSALGYMSPVEYEQLFSQTAA
- a CDS encoding ExeA family protein translates to MLDFFGMKTVPFTREIDTNQCFVSLSHKEAKARLEYTVKNRLVFLLTGEPGMGKTTIVRSLLHKLDTMHYRYEYICDSSLTPKLFYREILERFGVPCSTRPTEMKRQYRTLMLDMYEQDKKVPVIVLDEAHRFSETMLEEIRFLLNFKEDSMSPLALVLIGQTTLRNQLKVRHLEAIDQRIQVRFQMGALSEKETEEFIRHQEKISETPSDIFSGEAIQAIYNYTQGVPRKINTLASQALLDAYIQGEKIVGEAHVNRVINEL
- a CDS encoding Mu transposase C-terminal domain-containing protein; its protein translation is MIEVEGNLYEVDSFLRGKRIQIRYNPFDLSLIRVYKDGTRYDDAKAAVINNKRHPKMPDELEEQSPGFISSYLENLKKEQEEKQRKELGTTSFVKLEDKTWGETPC
- a CDS encoding tyrosine-type recombinase/integrase, with the translated sequence MLGKCEHEAFTEYLKTASLSARDRAICWLAFETGMRSVDIYNLKITDIDWANDRIHVTQQKTSKPLELPLRATYGNAIADYLLHERPSSNSTQLFLSTQAPFRPLSSHTGYRAILSNAFRNAGILKQGRICGTRFTRHNAASHMLKSGVPLYDISTALGHCNPNSVDVYLATDEHMMAQCCLPVPFVEGGVSNE
- a CDS encoding tyrosine-type recombinase/integrase; the encoded protein is MNDISASMDRLAEQFLTYKRALGVKYETGEYYLRNFLTYAKSNNPTIQVPDRELVSGWYARAVDNPGCLYNMAAVIREFGKYLGMNGYDNAYILPPKRGGKLEPHLPHFFTATEIRAFFNCCDKIQKRKEWPGRELVIPAVFRLLYCCGLRCREARMLLHSDVCLDDKYIDIKASKGRSRRIFISDELTEVLYRYDKRMSCIIPDRAYFFPRNQREPYKESFISANFNRIWRGALPHFRSPIKPRAFDFRHHFAYANLNRWAEQGKDVNVMLAFLMRYMGHAHIQSTLYYFHFVPEYFGAFSQKARALESLVPEVPHEEQS